The genomic segment TGCCTGGTTAAACGGTTTGGTCGGTTCTTTTGGGCTAGGGCTGGTCATCTTTTTCGGCAAGCCAAAAGTCTTCAAATGCCGACCATAGTTCTCTGGCTCATCTTGATCAAGTCGCATTTGCTTGGACGTGATTTCAAGATCCTCCTGGGGCGCTGCCGGACGTTTACGACATAGTGACCGGTCTAGTGGATTCTTTGTATCGCTTTCGTTGACACGGTACTGAAAGGAATCATCCCAACGAGTTGGTGTTAACGGCGCTGATCCACACACCGGACTTTTATACAACGGGGTTGGAAACGGTCCGAAGAACGTAGTTCCCCCAGGACACGGGGTCGCGTGCTCTTGCAAGCCATGCTCAAAACATGGGGAAAGAGGTTGGTGGAAGGAGGCTTGGGTATCTCCTGTTATCATTGATAACCTCGTGTGTGGGTTGTTACGTTGTTGCTCAGGCTCTTCCTCGCTTTCGGAGTTCGCACCAGGCGAGAACGGATGATCGTTGTCGTCGCGCTGTATGGTCCCATCTTGTTTACCATCAGTGGGGAAATAAGCGGTATCGAGGGAGTTGCTAGAGCTGTCGATGCCATCCACGGAGTGATCCTGAGCGACACCACGAAGTGGACGGGATTGCTCCGCAACTAAAGCGGTGTCGTTTTGCGGTTGCGTCAATGTAGTAGCTACCAGAGCTTCTTCGGTCTCGTTCTCCTCCGACACGTCATCTTCCAACTCTTGGTCGCTAGACAAATAGTGTTCAGAAGCCGGCAGTGTCAGGATGGCCGGCATGGAACGCGCGTATTCTTTTGAAGAAGCATTCTTAGTAGTGGGTGCTTGCCATGCTTTCGGTTCCACTGCAGCGGGCCAAGTCAGAAGGAGACTTGAAGGGGGTTGAGACACCTAGACGAGATGCTGCTAGGGGTCAACTCACAAGAACTTATCGCATTCTTGAACCTGTTTCGGAGATTTGtcgcggtggtggtgcctGCACTAGTCTCGTCGGCGGAGATGCTCTCGTAGGCGGCGAAAAGAGTCTTTATGTTGTAATCGGGATGAAACTCTTTCAAGTACTTCAGGGCTCTCAGCGCGGAACGACAACCAGGGAAGACTTCCTCGCCGAACAAAAAGCAGAAGAGACTGGGAGTGACTCCGAAGTTGCGTGCTATAGCATTGAGTCGAGTACCTCGACCGCCACTGCCCTTCGAGCCCTTTCCCTTGCCTGTTTCAACTCGGAGATGGTCGACAAATTGATTGTCTGTAGCTAGGCAAATGATTCTTAGGTCGACTTCCTCTAAAGCCCAGGCCGCGAATGATACGGGTTTTTTTGATTTCGGTATAGATGGAAGTGAAGAGGGGCCAGGTGAGGTTTTTGGAGCCTTGTCCGAGTTCGTCGATGATGACAGCGAT from the Colletotrichum higginsianum IMI 349063 chromosome 11, whole genome shotgun sequence genome contains:
- a CDS encoding Ulp1 protease family protein codes for the protein MVQSADRVPKGHIRYQRSDYIILIIAVIIDELGQGSKNLTWPLFTSIYTEIKKTPTDNQFVDHLRVETGKGKGSKGSGGRGTRLNAIARNFGVTPSLFCFLFGEEVFPGCRSALRALKYLKEFHPDYNIKTLFAAYESISADETSAGTTTATNLRNRFKNAISSLEPKAWQAPTTKNASSKEYARSMPAILTLPASEHYLSSDQELEDDVSEENETEEALVATTLTQPQNDTALVAEQSRPLRGVAQDHSVDGIDSSSNSLDTAYFPTDGKQDGTIQRDDNDHPFSPGANSESEEEPEQQRNNPHTRLSMITGDTQASFHQPLSPCFEHGLQEHATPCPGGTTFFGPFPTPLYKSPVCGSAPLTPTRWDDSFQYRVNESDTKNPLDRSLCRKRPAAPQEDLEITSKQMRLDQDEPENYGRHLKTFGLPKKMTSPSPKEPTKPFNQATKRATRPYLEMLNTAGESLKQEQWLNDVAVNTLLGRLSGPATAVLDSLTVESQLTARRSSMLRERLKGKDVVLIPVNENAKHWLAFLVKFRHDTQFEFPQSVQARASHSELASGQATRGSPRRRWNVLNKNKETRGIAASM